From Candidatus Neomarinimicrobiota bacterium, the proteins below share one genomic window:
- the accC gene encoding acetyl-CoA carboxylase biotin carboxylase subunit → MALKKILIANRGEIALRIIRACHELDIPTVAVYSKADKLSLHVRFSDEAICIGEANPRESYLNVTRIMAAAELTNADAIHPGYGFLAENAAFAELCGDHHLAFIGPTPAVIREMGDKARAREIMKKAGVPVIPGSDGVVKDPEAAEKIAGKLGYPVILKAVAGGGGKGMRIVHEPKNIQNAFNTARNEAENSFSNGDLYIERFIRKPRHIEIQILGDMHGNVYALGERECSIQRRHQKLIEESPSTAVDPELRHRMQDTAVRAAKAVNYTGAGTIEFLLDDKKNFYFMEMNTRIQVEHAITEMVMGMDLVKKQIQIADGYILPERLKDYKIRGHALECRVNAEDPANGFKPSPGTIEALHIPGGSGVRVDTHLYSGYTIPVNYDSLLAKIIVQGSSRESAIHRMVRVLEETVIEGIKTTIPFHRQVLSHPDFVNGTFDTDFLEHFHFNPNKV, encoded by the coding sequence ATGGCCCTGAAGAAAATTTTAATAGCCAACCGCGGCGAAATCGCCCTGAGAATTATTCGTGCCTGTCACGAACTGGATATTCCCACGGTGGCCGTTTATTCCAAAGCCGATAAATTATCCCTCCACGTGCGGTTTTCCGATGAGGCGATTTGCATCGGCGAGGCGAATCCCCGGGAGAGTTATCTGAATGTGACCCGGATTATGGCGGCGGCGGAACTGACGAATGCCGATGCCATCCATCCCGGATACGGTTTCCTGGCGGAAAATGCGGCCTTTGCCGAACTCTGCGGCGATCACCACCTGGCTTTTATCGGTCCAACCCCTGCAGTGATCCGGGAAATGGGGGATAAGGCCCGGGCCCGGGAGATCATGAAAAAAGCCGGTGTACCTGTCATTCCCGGAAGCGACGGAGTCGTTAAAGATCCGGAAGCAGCGGAAAAAATTGCCGGAAAACTGGGATATCCCGTCATCCTGAAAGCCGTGGCCGGTGGCGGCGGAAAAGGGATGCGCATCGTTCACGAACCGAAAAATATCCAAAACGCCTTTAATACGGCCCGGAATGAAGCGGAGAATTCTTTCAGCAACGGGGATCTGTACATCGAACGGTTCATTCGAAAACCCCGGCACATCGAAATCCAGATTCTGGGAGATATGCATGGCAATGTATACGCCCTGGGAGAACGGGAATGTTCCATTCAGCGCCGTCATCAGAAACTCATCGAGGAATCCCCTTCCACCGCCGTAGATCCGGAATTACGCCACCGGATGCAGGACACCGCCGTCCGGGCTGCCAAAGCCGTCAACTATACCGGCGCCGGGACCATCGAATTCCTCCTAGATGATAAAAAGAATTTTTACTTCATGGAGATGAATACCCGTATCCAGGTGGAACACGCCATTACCGAAATGGTCATGGGAATGGATCTGGTGAAAAAACAAATCCAGATCGCCGATGGATATATTTTGCCGGAACGACTGAAGGATTACAAAATCCGGGGACACGCCCTGGAATGCCGGGTCAACGCAGAAGATCCGGCAAATGGGTTTAAGCCCTCTCCGGGAACGATTGAAGCCCTTCATATTCCGGGAGGATCGGGTGTGCGTGTAGATACCCACCTCTACAGCGGTTATACCATCCCCGTGAATTACGATTCTCTTCTTGCAAAAATCATCGTCCAGGGTTCCAGCCGTGAATCGGCGATCCACCGTATGGTCCGCGTCCTTGAAGAAACAGTTATCGAAGGAATTAAAACCACCATTCCCTTTCACAGACAGGTTCTTTCACATCCTGATTTCGTGAATGGGACCTTCGATACGGATTTCTTAGAACATTTTCATTTTAACCCCAATAAAGTATAA
- the gcvPA gene encoding aminomethyl-transferring glycine dehydrogenase subunit GcvPA, translating to MVYIPNSEKDFQEMLQAIGVKDFEDLLQSIPDVLKSDRTLDLPPPLTEMELEAEIAGIAGKNRASDRLINFMGGGAYDHFIPKVVDYILSRSEFKTAYTPYQPEVSQGTLQAMYEYQSMICELTGMGVSNASLYDGASGLAEAAMMARNITGKNRILIAETVHPLYLQVLKTYAGSLELDIDILPAKNYVTDPNALDEKLTSQTAAVILQSPNFYGYVENAPAAAEKAHQAEALFIQGFDPISLAILRAPGDYGTDIVFGEGQSLGNHLNFGGPYLGLFAADRKYVRKMPGRIIGATEDTQGRRGFVLTLQTREQHIRREKATSNICTNQGLNALAATVYLALLGKCGIRKVAELSTQKAHYLHEKITALKGFDKVSDEPFFKEFTVYTRIPAAEVVREAEQAGFLAGVHVGQFYPGRMHELILAVTEKRTKAQMDKLINFLGSL from the coding sequence ATGGTTTATATCCCCAATTCTGAAAAAGATTTTCAGGAGATGTTACAGGCCATCGGGGTTAAGGATTTCGAGGATCTTCTACAATCCATCCCTGATGTGTTGAAATCGGACCGGACGCTGGATCTTCCGCCGCCCCTAACGGAAATGGAGCTGGAGGCGGAAATCGCCGGAATCGCCGGAAAAAACCGGGCTTCAGACCGGCTGATCAACTTTATGGGCGGGGGAGCCTATGATCACTTCATCCCAAAGGTGGTGGATTATATCCTTTCCCGTTCAGAATTTAAAACAGCCTATACCCCTTATCAGCCCGAAGTCAGCCAGGGCACCCTCCAGGCCATGTATGAATACCAGTCCATGATCTGTGAACTGACAGGCATGGGCGTTTCCAATGCCTCGCTCTATGACGGCGCCAGCGGCCTGGCGGAAGCAGCCATGATGGCCCGGAATATTACCGGAAAAAACCGCATTCTGATCGCTGAAACGGTCCACCCTCTTTACCTGCAGGTCCTGAAAACCTACGCCGGTTCCCTGGAACTGGATATTGACATTCTTCCCGCCAAAAATTATGTGACCGATCCCAATGCATTGGATGAAAAACTGACATCCCAAACGGCAGCGGTCATCCTTCAGAGTCCAAATTTTTACGGTTATGTGGAAAACGCTCCGGCAGCGGCGGAAAAAGCCCATCAGGCGGAGGCTCTTTTCATCCAGGGTTTTGATCCCATTTCGCTGGCCATTCTCAGGGCTCCCGGGGATTACGGGACGGATATCGTTTTTGGCGAAGGGCAGTCACTGGGAAATCATCTGAACTTTGGCGGACCGTATCTGGGACTTTTTGCGGCAGACCGGAAGTATGTGCGAAAAATGCCGGGACGGATAATCGGCGCAACGGAAGATACACAGGGCCGCAGGGGATTCGTCCTAACGCTCCAGACCCGGGAACAACATATCCGCCGGGAAAAGGCCACCAGTAATATCTGCACAAACCAGGGACTCAATGCCCTGGCAGCAACGGTCTATCTGGCGCTACTGGGAAAATGCGGCATTCGGAAAGTTGCCGAACTGAGCACCCAAAAAGCCCACTACCTGCATGAAAAAATCACCGCCTTGAAGGGATTTGATAAAGTTTCGGATGAACCTTTTTTCAAGGAATTCACCGTTTACACCCGTATCCCGGCAGCAGAAGTGGTCCGGGAAGCAGAACAGGCGGGATTTCTGGCGGGAGTCCATGTGGGACAATTTTATCCCGGCAGGATGCATGAACTGATCCTGGCGGTTACAGAAAAACGGACGAAAGCACAGATGGATAAACTGATCAACTTTCTGGGAAGCCTATGA
- the gcvH gene encoding glycine cleavage system protein GcvH, whose amino-acid sequence MNFPKNLKYSDDHEWVRVEGDEAVIGITDFAQSELGDVVYLELPSVGDEVSKGDAFGTIEAVKTVSDMLAPVSGEIIAVNEDLNDSPEDVNKEPYESWLVKIKMSDPSETEDLMDAEAYEEFIG is encoded by the coding sequence ATGAATTTCCCTAAAAATTTAAAGTATTCCGATGATCACGAATGGGTCCGTGTGGAAGGTGACGAAGCGGTTATCGGAATCACGGATTTTGCCCAGAGCGAACTGGGTGATGTGGTTTACCTGGAACTTCCCTCCGTGGGTGATGAAGTCAGCAAGGGCGATGCTTTCGGTACCATCGAAGCGGTCAAAACCGTCTCCGATATGCTGGCACCCGTTTCCGGTGAAATCATTGCAGTGAATGAAGACCTGAATGATTCTCCGGAAGACGTGAACAAAGAGCCCTATGAAAGCTGGCTGGTTAAAATTAAAATGTCCGATCCTTCCGAAACGGAAGACCTGATGGACGCGGAAGCCTACGAAGAATTTATCGGCTGA
- the accB gene encoding acetyl-CoA carboxylase biotin carboxyl carrier protein, with amino-acid sequence MSESWIRRMVSLVEESDIEELEFSGFFRKIRISKHKSPGGGSVVYSSSPASASHTPQTPPKESPETSKPAPQKAPAEDPAIVTSPMVGTFYRAPSPEDKSFVEVGDTVEIGQTLCIIEAMKIMNEIQAERAGTVKEIFAENASPVEYGTPLFRIE; translated from the coding sequence ATGAGTGAAAGCTGGATTCGCCGGATGGTCAGTCTGGTGGAAGAAAGTGATATTGAAGAACTGGAATTTTCCGGTTTTTTCCGAAAGATCCGTATCAGTAAACACAAGTCCCCGGGAGGCGGTTCTGTCGTCTATTCTTCATCGCCGGCTTCGGCATCCCATACACCTCAAACCCCGCCGAAAGAGAGTCCCGAAACCTCAAAACCTGCACCACAAAAAGCACCGGCGGAAGACCCTGCCATAGTGACGAGTCCCATGGTGGGGACATTTTACCGGGCACCGTCTCCGGAAGATAAATCCTTCGTGGAAGTCGGGGATACAGTGGAAATCGGCCAGACACTCTGTATTATTGAAGCCATGAAGATTATGAATGAGATTCAGGCGGAACGGGCGGGGACGGTGAAAGAAATTTTTGCGGAAAATGCCTCACCCGTGGAATACGGAACACCTTTATTCCGGATTGAATAA
- the efp gene encoding elongation factor P, whose product MASTADFRNGMVIVYNGALCKIVEFQHSKMGRGGAVIRTKLKNIITGQVLENTFRSGEKVEEARVEAREMEYLYNDGTFYYVMDHETFEQIPLSADMLGDDVYYMKENAFVKVLMYQNKPIGIELPTAVVLKITATEPGVRGNTATNVTKPATCETGLEVQVPIFINEGDLIKVDTRDGSYLGRESN is encoded by the coding sequence GTGGCATCAACAGCAGATTTCAGAAACGGGATGGTCATTGTATACAATGGCGCCCTGTGTAAAATTGTAGAGTTTCAACACAGCAAAATGGGTCGCGGCGGTGCCGTGATCCGGACCAAGCTGAAAAATATTATTACAGGACAAGTCCTGGAAAACACATTCCGCTCCGGCGAAAAGGTGGAAGAAGCCCGGGTTGAAGCCCGGGAAATGGAGTACCTGTATAATGACGGGACCTTCTATTACGTGATGGATCACGAAACCTTTGAACAAATCCCCCTTTCGGCTGATATGCTGGGAGATGATGTGTACTATATGAAGGAAAACGCCTTTGTGAAGGTCCTCATGTATCAAAACAAACCCATCGGCATCGAACTCCCCACGGCTGTTGTTCTGAAGATCACGGCCACTGAACCGGGCGTCCGGGGAAATACGGCCACCAATGTGACCAAACCGGCCACCTGCGAAACGGGACTGGAAGTCCAGGTCCCGATTTTTATCAACGAAGGGGATCTGATAAAGGTGGATACCCGGGACGGTTCTTATCTGGGACGGGAAAGCAATTAA